Proteins encoded by one window of Corallococcus exiguus:
- a CDS encoding carbonic anhydrase, whose protein sequence is MIPLLRTAAAVALLGIAMPALAEDPHPSHPTVKPEAPPVTFHRLEQGNLRFTKGVARHPAQTLAVRHALANEQHPHAIVVTCSDSRVPPELVFDQGLGELFVVREAGNELEPLVVASIEYGVANLGVRLIVIMGHESCGAVKAGLTIPDGQSTGSPNLDALVSAVKSNLIDAHLTDADKHDPKVVKASHANVDAVTRQLTERSQLLKAKVDAGELAVVSAIYSLDTGHVEFWHTEGLVPSR, encoded by the coding sequence ATGATTCCTCTTCTTCGCACCGCCGCGGCCGTCGCGCTGCTGGGCATCGCCATGCCCGCGCTCGCCGAGGACCCGCATCCGTCCCACCCCACCGTGAAGCCCGAAGCGCCGCCGGTCACCTTCCACCGGCTGGAGCAGGGCAACCTGCGCTTCACCAAGGGCGTGGCACGCCACCCCGCGCAGACCCTCGCGGTGCGCCACGCGCTGGCCAACGAGCAGCACCCGCACGCCATCGTCGTCACCTGCAGCGACTCGCGAGTGCCCCCGGAGCTCGTCTTCGACCAGGGCCTGGGTGAGCTCTTCGTCGTGCGCGAGGCCGGCAACGAGCTGGAGCCCCTCGTCGTCGCCAGCATCGAGTACGGCGTCGCCAACCTGGGCGTGCGCCTCATTGTCATCATGGGCCACGAGTCCTGCGGTGCCGTGAAGGCGGGTCTCACCATCCCGGACGGCCAGAGCACCGGTTCGCCCAACCTCGACGCGCTCGTCTCCGCCGTGAAGAGCAACCTCATCGACGCCCACCTCACGGACGCGGACAAGCACGACCCCAAGGTGGTGAAGGCCTCGCACGCGAACGTGGACGCCGTCACCCGCCAGCTCACCGAGCGCTCCCAGCTCCTCAAGGCCAAGGTCGACGCGGGCGAACTCGCGGTCGTCTCCGCCATCTACTCGCTGGACACCGGGCACGTGGAGTTCTGGCACACGGAGGGGCTCGTCCCCTCCAGGTAG
- a CDS encoding chloride channel protein has translation MNISGSARALGQWLLLGAIVGGVCGAASAVFLALLEAATEFRLAHESLVYALPLAGLVLGAVYGRWGASIRGGNNLVLDTVHEGDAVIPLRMAPMVLLGTVLTHLFGGSAGREGTAVQMGASLADQIAWRFRVAPETRRELLAAGIAGGFGSVFGTPLAGTVFGLEVVCVGRLGYEALLPALTAAVVGDLVTRGLGIHHTAYPVPQALALTLPVLGKWLVFAVGIAGVAVAFIEGTHGLKRVLERRVPWLPVRMALGGLGVVGLWKLAGTSDYLGLGVPGILRAFEDVSLPWGTFAWKLVFTVVTLGAGFLGGEVTPLFFIGAALGNVLARLLGLPVDLGAAVGMAALFAAAANTPLALSLMAVELVGASVLPHVAIVATVAYLLTGHRGIYPSQRIARKKLGGPLLDRIVALRDLHAAPRKESEAPR, from the coding sequence ATGAACATCTCCGGGAGCGCCCGCGCACTGGGCCAGTGGCTGCTGTTGGGCGCCATCGTGGGGGGTGTGTGCGGCGCGGCGTCCGCGGTGTTCCTCGCGCTGCTTGAGGCGGCCACGGAGTTCCGGCTGGCGCATGAGTCGCTGGTGTACGCGCTGCCCTTGGCGGGGCTCGTCCTGGGCGCGGTGTATGGCCGGTGGGGTGCGTCCATCCGGGGCGGCAACAACCTGGTGCTGGACACGGTGCATGAGGGCGACGCGGTGATTCCCCTTCGCATGGCGCCCATGGTGCTGCTGGGCACGGTGCTCACGCACCTGTTCGGCGGGAGCGCGGGACGCGAGGGCACCGCGGTGCAGATGGGTGCGAGCCTGGCGGACCAGATTGCCTGGCGCTTCCGCGTGGCTCCGGAGACCCGGCGCGAGCTGCTGGCGGCGGGCATCGCGGGCGGCTTCGGTTCGGTGTTCGGCACTCCGCTGGCGGGCACGGTGTTCGGGCTGGAGGTCGTGTGCGTGGGCCGGCTGGGCTACGAGGCGCTCCTGCCCGCGCTCACGGCCGCCGTCGTGGGCGACCTGGTGACTCGGGGGCTGGGCATCCATCACACCGCGTACCCGGTGCCTCAGGCACTGGCGCTGACGTTGCCCGTGCTGGGCAAGTGGCTGGTGTTCGCGGTGGGCATCGCGGGCGTGGCGGTGGCCTTCATCGAGGGCACGCATGGACTGAAGCGGGTCCTGGAGCGCCGTGTGCCGTGGCTTCCCGTACGCATGGCCCTGGGCGGCCTGGGGGTGGTGGGGCTCTGGAAGCTCGCGGGCACCAGCGACTACCTGGGCCTGGGCGTGCCCGGCATCCTTCGCGCGTTCGAGGATGTGTCGCTGCCTTGGGGGACGTTCGCCTGGAAGCTCGTGTTCACGGTGGTGACGCTGGGCGCGGGGTTCCTGGGCGGTGAGGTGACTCCGCTGTTCTTCATTGGCGCGGCGCTGGGCAATGTCCTCGCTCGGCTGTTGGGACTTCCCGTGGACCTGGGCGCGGCGGTGGGCATGGCGGCGCTGTTCGCGGCGGCCGCCAATACGCCGCTCGCGCTGTCGCTGATGGCGGTGGAGCTGGTGGGCGCCTCCGTGCTGCCTCACGTGGCCATCGTCGCCACGGTGGCGTACCTGCTCACGGGCCACCGGGGCATCTATCCGTCGCAGCGCATCGCCCGGAAGAAGCTGGGCGGGCCTCTGCTGGACCGTATCGTCGCGTTGCGCGACCTGCACGCGGCGCCCCGGAAGGAATCCGAGGCGCCTCGCTGA
- a CDS encoding SGNH/GDSL hydrolase family protein: MSVRRSGLSLAAVLAATTLSGTALASTINQNTSWTINRSASQTYRVVAYGDSIFAGYNGGISSVGRRAAPVVEGEYAAKKWGANVEVIRRTKSGAKADDIYNNKIVSERSYMQDAKTRVVMFEMCGNDYLQARSAFTDQTGTCNYSGLQNALATCTTYMERGMQTINQYATTAKVKVISNIYYPGYDADNVLTACTDATTGQKVNKQQYFLPLLARSNWRACNLAAKYGFKCSDAFAEMMASDYDRNGDGQIDSEAIAYRAGETEDAYVQRISVTLRSTLRDANGHLANSSTSYDYIQSDNTHPTYTGSTISVNIFSGSGSGSGAPSYTDAQVVNGKNPDWNKFGHERMGWSISTFDPATP; encoded by the coding sequence ATGTCCGTTCGTCGCAGCGGGCTGTCCCTCGCCGCCGTCCTCGCCGCCACCACCCTCAGTGGCACCGCGCTGGCCAGCACCATCAACCAGAACACGTCGTGGACCATCAACCGCTCGGCGTCGCAGACGTACCGGGTGGTGGCCTACGGCGACTCCATCTTCGCCGGCTATAACGGCGGAATCTCCAGCGTGGGGCGTCGTGCGGCCCCGGTGGTGGAGGGTGAGTACGCGGCGAAGAAGTGGGGCGCCAACGTGGAGGTCATCCGCCGCACGAAGTCCGGCGCGAAGGCGGACGACATCTACAACAACAAGATCGTCTCCGAGCGCTCCTACATGCAGGACGCCAAGACGCGCGTCGTGATGTTCGAGATGTGCGGCAACGACTACCTGCAGGCCCGCAGCGCGTTCACCGACCAGACCGGCACCTGTAACTACAGCGGCCTGCAGAACGCGCTGGCGACCTGCACCACGTACATGGAACGTGGCATGCAGACCATCAACCAGTACGCGACCACCGCCAAGGTGAAGGTCATCTCCAACATCTATTACCCCGGCTATGACGCGGACAACGTGCTGACGGCCTGCACGGACGCGACGACGGGCCAGAAGGTGAACAAGCAGCAGTACTTCCTGCCGCTGCTGGCGCGCAGCAACTGGCGCGCCTGCAACCTGGCGGCGAAGTACGGCTTCAAGTGCTCGGACGCCTTCGCGGAGATGATGGCGTCGGACTACGACCGCAACGGCGACGGCCAGATTGACTCCGAGGCCATCGCGTACCGCGCCGGCGAGACCGAGGACGCCTACGTGCAGCGCATCAGCGTGACCCTGCGCAGCACCCTGCGCGACGCGAACGGCCACCTGGCGAACAGCAGCACCAGCTACGACTACATCCAGTCGGACAACACGCACCCGACGTACACGGGCTCCACCATCAGCGTGAACATCTTCTCCGGCTCCGGCTCCGGCTCCGGGGCGCCGTCCTACACGGACGCCCAGGTCGTCAACGGCAAGAACCCGGACTGGAACAAGTTCGGCCACGAGCGCATGGGCTGGAGCATCTCCACGTTCGACCCCGCGACACCTTGA